From Saccharomycodes ludwigii strain NBRC 1722 chromosome IV, whole genome shotgun sequence, one genomic window encodes:
- a CDS encoding uncharacterized protein (similar to Saccharomyces cerevisiae YKR075C | protein of unknown function (paralog of YOR062C | protein of unknown function)) produces MIFPYSLDDSIITKQNILLLDNVTNYNQTAVDYFHYDFSKLSLLTTSWHILTHMGKYNIMRLPSCSNEIPDDYYVYLKRLHHCLWRRWSILQLNLPKVDPLSLNWNKECDVTVLYGPYLNTDVDDTCTTDVKAEHNVYKDGDNLKYASYSKALSMNKELNVSTGSINTTNSTTLSTSPSSLNDSIFSNNATASSADGMYNDADISMDDYDEEEYIKPILKKVASSNSNNNVHFDDIVLQRDVDRHGIYHEHFININDKENEYYYS; encoded by the coding sequence aTGATATTTCCATATTCTCTAGACGACTCTAttataacaaaacaaaatatcttGTTGCTGGACAATGTGACAAACTATAACCAAACAGCAGTAGATTATTTCCATTatgatttttcaaaattgtCTTTGCTAACGACATCATGGCATATTTTAACACATATGggtaaatataatataatgaGATTACCCAGTTGTTCCAACGAAATACCTGATGAttattatgtttatttgaaaagatTGCATCATTGTCTATGGAGAAGGTGGTCTATTTTACAGTTAAATTTACCTAAAGTAGATCCACTAAGTTTAAATTGGAATAAAGAATGTGATGTTACCGTTTTGTATGGTCCTTATTTAAATACCGATGTAGATGACACTTGCACCACTGACGTTAAAGCTGAGCATAATGTGTACAAAGATGGTGATAATTTGAAATATGCTTCTTATTCCAAAGCTTTGAGCATGAATAAAGAATTGAATGTCAGTACTGGTAGTATTAATACTACCAATAGTACGACATTGTCCACTTCTCCTTCTTCCCTTAACGACTCTATATTTAGTAATAATGCCACTGCTTCTTCTGCAGATGGCATGTATAATGACGCTGATATAAGTATGGATGACTACGACGAGgaagaatatataaaacccattttgaaaaaagttgCATCAagcaatagtaataataatgttcaTTTTGATGATATAGTTTTACAAAGGGATGTAGATAGACATGGTATATACCACgaacattttattaatataaacGATAAAGAGAATGAGTATTACTACAGTTGA
- the CKA2 gene encoding casein kinase 2 catalytic subunit CKA2 (similar to Saccharomyces cerevisiae YOR061W | CKA2 | Casein Kinase Alpha' subunit) codes for MSTLQPTILNKPSERVYSVAKVYRNSCSSMPRDYWDYEQCTDFNWGRISNYEVVSKIGRGKYSEVFRGLTVKENASCVIKVLKPVKMKKIYRELKILTHLTGGANIITLYDIVQDPDSKIPALIFENVDNVDFRKLYPTFTLSDIQFYFSQLLTALDYCHSMGIMHRDVKPQNVMISPKERKLRLIDWGLAEFYHPGVDYNVRVASRYHKGPELLVNLKQYDYSLDLWSVGCMIAAIIFQKEPFFKGSSNADQLVKIANVLGTSELLQYLNHYNLPLPTEYDEILGNYVRKPWESFINDRNKNMCCVEVIDLIDNLLRYDHQQRLTAQEAMNHPFFQKKF; via the coding sequence ATGAGCACATTGCAACCtacaatattaaataaaccaaGTGAGAGAGTATACTCAGTAGCTAAAGTCTATAGAAATAGTTGCAGTTCGATGCCCCGTGATTATTGGGATTATGAGCAATGCACTGATTTCAACTGGGGTAGAATCAGCAACTATGAAGTTGTTAGTAAAATTGGGAGAGGTAAATATAGTGAAGTTTTCAGAGGGTTGACTGTCAAAGAAAATGCATCCTGTGttataaaagttttaaaacctgttaaaatgaagaaaatttacagagaattgaaaattttgacTCATTTAACTGGCGGtgctaatattattactctATATGATATAGTACAAGATCCTGATTCTAAGATACCAGCTTTAATCTTCGAAAATGTTGATAATGTAGACTTTAGAAAACTATATCCTACTTTCACCCTATCGGAtatacaattttatttttctcaGTTATTGACTGCTTTAGATTATTGCCATTCTATGGGAATTATGCATAGAGATGTTAAACCACAAAATGTAATGATTTCACCTAAAGAGCGTAAATTGAGATTAATCGATTGGGGCTTAGCTGAATTTTATCACCCGGGTGTTGATTATAATGTTAGAGTAGCAAGCAGATACCATAAAGGCCCTGAATTACTAGTTAATCTAAAACAGTATGATTACAGTTTAGATTTGTGGAGTGTGGGCTGTATGATAGCCGCAataattttccaaaagGAACCGTTTTTTAAAGGAAGTAGCAATGCAGACCAGCTTGTTAAAATCGCAAATGTTCTAGGCACAAGTGAGTTATTGcaatatttaaatcattACAATTTACCATTACCTACGGAGTATGATGAAATTTTGGGTAATTATGTACGCAAACCTTGGgaatcttttattaatgatagaaataaaaatatgtgTTGTGTTGAAGTTATAGATTTAATTGACAATTTGTTGAGGTATGATCACCAACAAAGGTTAACAGCACAAGAAGCCATGAATcatcctttttttcaaaaaaaattttag